The Lacticaseibacillus rhamnosus DNA window CGGATTAAAATGTCCTGATGCGGCTTGATCTCACCAGGTGCGGTCATGGTTAAGGTATCCTGAATCAATGTGCTCGTCACTTAAATCACCCCTGTCAGTTTCAACGTGAGCGTATCCCACAGGAGTGAACCGACAAATGTTCCGGTCATGACGGCAACTCCGACAATGATGTACTTCCAGCCTTGATGGACAAATGTGCCCAGCTTATCCGAAATTGCAATGCCGGCAAACGAGCCAACAACGGTAAATGGCGCGGCAAACGCAATGACTTTGGTAGAACTAATCACAACCGCTGCAATCGGCGAAAATGGTGAGGCAACGAGTAGGCCTAAAATGGAACAGTACGCAATAATCGGCAACTTGAATGGCACAATTTTAGCTAAGACCACAGCTACCATGGTAATGGCGATCAAAATGATCACGCCGGGGAGGCTTTTAGCGATGCTGACGCCGGATCCGATCCAGTTAGCTAGCAGCGTCCCGACCCCACAAACGCTGAGGAGAAATAACCATTCACGTAAACGCATTACTTAATCCGTCCTTTCAAAGCGGTTGCCGTTTTAGCGCGGCGACTGGCGAACATTTTATCGAAAAGATTGTAGAGCTTGTCGGTTAGCGGGATGGCGAGAAACATGGTGATATAAATCCCGGTGATGCCGGCGATGGTGTTGGCGGCTGAAGCCATGGCGGTGATAGTGTTGGCGTCATGCGGGAATAGTTGCGCAAGGCTGGCACTGGCAGAGGCCATGAAAATGCCGGCTCCAACGCCTGTCGACATCCCCAACGCCTTAGGATCAAACCAACCCGTCAGTCCCAAAGCAGTTGCCATCATGCCGAAATAAATCGTGCCAAGAATACCGCCAACGATGTAAATCGCCATACTGCCGCTTGCTTCGTCAGAATCCGAACCATAAGCCGAATTGATTAAGGCAAGGTGATATTCGCGATTCAGTGAACTTGTTGCGCCAATTGCC harbors:
- a CDS encoding DUF3100 domain-containing protein → MTYPSLRARIKVEWKSYLVAALFTVIAEYIGTVKLKVGPGMIILFPVFYAIILGMLSGPQVMRWFDNRHVKAASKLVIVGICPFVVNLGITAGANMDMILHAGPALLVHGFGNLLGIFFGLPLAMLLGLHREAIGATSSLNREYHLALINSAYGSDSDEASGSMAIYIVGGILGTIYFGMMATALGLTGWFDPKALGMSTGVGAGIFMASASASLAQLFPHDANTITAMASAANTIAGITGIYITMFLAIPLTDKLYNLFDKMFASRRAKTATALKGRIK